A genomic region of Planctomycetota bacterium contains the following coding sequences:
- a CDS encoding acetyltransferase — protein MAELPQIVIVGAGGHGKVVLDIVRAAGRYRPVGFVDADERARNVAGLPILGDIRALPKLANNGVVGCIVAIGGNHVRRTYAEEALDAGLDLVNAVHPSAHTSPTATIGRNVVVAAGATICTETTLADSVIVNTNAVVDHECHVGTAAHIAPGALLAGRVTVGEEAFVGMGAKVIQCLNVGPKATIGAGAVVIRDTAAGKTVVGVPARAID, from the coding sequence ATGGCCGAACTGCCGCAAATCGTGATCGTTGGGGCCGGCGGTCACGGCAAGGTCGTGCTCGACATTGTGCGTGCCGCGGGCCGATATCGGCCGGTCGGATTCGTTGATGCCGATGAACGGGCGCGCAACGTTGCAGGTTTGCCGATACTTGGCGACATTCGAGCCCTGCCCAAACTGGCGAACAACGGCGTCGTCGGTTGCATCGTGGCGATCGGGGGTAACCACGTCCGCCGCACCTACGCCGAGGAAGCCCTCGACGCCGGGCTCGATTTGGTCAATGCCGTCCACCCATCGGCGCACACGTCCCCCACGGCCACGATCGGTCGCAACGTCGTCGTCGCCGCCGGCGCGACGATCTGCACCGAAACCACGCTTGCCGACAGCGTCATCGTCAACACCAACGCCGTCGTCGACCACGAGTGCCATGTAGGCACGGCCGCCCACATCGCCCCTGGTGCCCTCCTGGCCGGCCGGGTCACCGTCGGCGAGGAGGCGTTCGTCGGGATGGGCGCGAAAGTGATTCAGTGCCTCAACGTCGGCCCGAAGGCGACGATCGGTGCCGGGGCCGTGGTCATTCGCGACACCGCCGCCGGCAAGACCGTCGTCGGCGTGCCCGCCAGGGCTATCGACTGA